From the genome of bacterium, one region includes:
- a CDS encoding F0F1 ATP synthase subunit alpha, translating into MSTKLKPEEITSILKEQIAGYEGLSAVDEVGRVVYVGDGIARVYGLDKVMYGELVEFPGDIQGMALNLEEDNVGCVLFGSDASIKEGDLVKRTGKVVQVPVGPELVGRVVNPLGQPLDGKGPINAKIFNPVERIATGVVTRQPVKEPLQTGIKSVDAMIPIGRGQRELIIGDRQTGKTTIALDTIINQKGTGVVCIYVAIGQKGSTIAKVIKTLEDNGAMEHTIVVASTAVDSAPLQFIAPYAGAAMGEYFRDNGKHAVCIYDDLTKHAWAYRQMSLLLRRPPGREAYPGDVFYLHSRLLERAAKLNDALGGGSLTALPIIETQAGDVSAYIPTNVISITDGQIFLESELFYSGIRPAINVGISVSRVGGNAQIKAMRQVAGKLRLDLAQYRALAAFAQFASDLDKATKAQLTRGAKLVEVLKQGQYSPWPVEEQVVILWTAGQGYLDDIEDGHIARFQTEFAKYVRSVGAPILEGIRTKKALDDDLTGKLKTLITDFKATYQNASAA; encoded by the coding sequence ATGTCCACGAAACTGAAGCCCGAAGAAATCACATCCATACTCAAAGAGCAGATCGCCGGCTACGAAGGGCTGTCTGCCGTTGATGAAGTTGGCCGCGTCGTCTACGTCGGCGACGGTATCGCCCGCGTCTATGGCCTCGACAAGGTCATGTACGGCGAACTCGTCGAATTCCCCGGCGACATTCAGGGCATGGCGCTTAACCTCGAAGAAGACAACGTCGGCTGCGTGCTGTTCGGGTCTGACGCCTCCATCAAGGAAGGCGACCTCGTCAAGCGCACCGGTAAGGTTGTGCAGGTTCCCGTCGGTCCCGAACTCGTCGGCCGCGTCGTCAACCCGCTTGGCCAGCCGCTCGATGGCAAGGGCCCCATCAACGCCAAGATCTTTAATCCCGTGGAGCGTATCGCCACTGGCGTCGTCACTCGTCAGCCCGTGAAAGAGCCGCTGCAAACCGGCATCAAGTCCGTGGACGCGATGATCCCCATCGGCCGCGGTCAGCGCGAGCTCATCATCGGCGACCGTCAAACCGGCAAGACCACGATCGCCCTCGATACGATTATCAATCAAAAGGGCACAGGCGTCGTCTGCATCTATGTCGCCATCGGGCAAAAAGGTTCGACTATTGCCAAGGTCATCAAGACCCTCGAAGACAACGGAGCCATGGAGCATACCATCGTCGTCGCGTCCACTGCCGTGGATTCCGCGCCGCTCCAGTTTATTGCGCCCTATGCCGGCGCCGCGATGGGTGAGTACTTCCGCGATAACGGCAAACACGCCGTCTGTATCTATGACGACTTGACCAAGCACGCGTGGGCCTATCGCCAAATGTCGCTCCTGCTCCGCCGTCCGCCGGGCCGCGAAGCCTACCCGGGCGACGTGTTCTATCTGCACTCGCGCTTGCTCGAACGCGCCGCTAAGCTCAATGACGCATTGGGCGGTGGTTCGTTGACCGCACTGCCGATCATCGAAACGCAGGCCGGTGACGTGTCCGCCTACATTCCGACCAACGTCATCTCGATTACCGACGGTCAGATCTTCCTCGAATCAGAACTCTTCTATTCCGGTATCCGACCCGCGATCAACGTCGGTATCTCGGTCTCGCGCGTCGGCGGTAATGCGCAGATCAAGGCTATGCGTCAGGTGGCCGGTAAGCTGCGACTCGACCTCGCGCAGTATCGCGCGCTCGCGGCCTTCGCTCAGTTCGCCTCGGACCTCGATAAAGCTACCAAGGCTCAGTTGACTCGCGGCGCCAAGCTCGTCGAAGTCCTGAAGCAAGGTCAATACTCCCCGTGGCCCGTTGAAGAGCAGGTCGTCATTCTCTGGACCGCCGGACAAGGCTACCTTGATGATATCGAAGATGGTCACATCGCGCGCTTCCAGACTGAATTTGCGAAGTATGTTCGCTCCGTCGGCGCGCCCATCCTCGAAGGCATTCGCACCAAGAAAGCCCTCGACGATGATCTCACCGGCAAGCTCAAGACGCTGATCACCGATTTCAAGGCCACCTACCAAAACGCCAGCGCCGCCTGA
- a CDS encoding DUF2029 domain-containing protein has translation MRRAPDWLLAFFLLAGVYLWQRSTFPLWHIDLFHIQLAALSWHTDQPEHMYTGYANYDQWLEEWYRPQAERLGAWGDENAFFYPPFVAGLLAPLANVHVYAWRNILLGINILLLFVFASQIARLSGAPIRWRGYLWALALVLMTYPLARASKLGQIVPLLAALFWEGLLRLKSSRIAAPALLGTVIAVKIFPAGWLLAPFMKRQWKLAASILAVVIGIYALATLSMGFALHREWWDAVGEFGSVVYTYFGNQSPAGWYTRAVLGHSLLGPNFEPTLHIRIVRAVFTLFFLGLTALVLWRCLRTAVHPALEYGLLLSGLLLALPVTWEHYYLFTLPPLGVLIFQAWQSGRRDWMTYLLAVAAFFFTMKLTRFYGETTVGKIISGSQCFGLILFWCYCVVLAGRSNVNTASGSVSSA, from the coding sequence ATGAGACGCGCACCCGACTGGCTGTTAGCGTTCTTCCTTCTGGCCGGAGTCTACCTCTGGCAACGCAGCACCTTTCCGCTGTGGCATATTGATCTCTTTCACATTCAGTTGGCCGCGCTTTCGTGGCACACCGATCAGCCCGAACACATGTACACGGGCTACGCGAATTATGATCAGTGGCTCGAGGAGTGGTATCGGCCGCAAGCCGAACGGCTCGGAGCGTGGGGCGATGAAAATGCCTTCTTCTATCCGCCCTTCGTCGCCGGTCTGCTCGCGCCGCTCGCGAATGTGCATGTCTATGCCTGGCGAAATATCCTGCTCGGCATCAACATTCTCCTGCTCTTTGTCTTCGCTTCGCAGATCGCCCGCCTGAGCGGTGCACCGATTCGCTGGCGCGGCTACCTCTGGGCCTTGGCGCTCGTTCTGATGACCTATCCCCTGGCGCGGGCCAGCAAACTCGGGCAAATCGTTCCGCTGTTGGCCGCCCTGTTTTGGGAAGGGCTGTTGCGCTTGAAATCCTCGCGCATCGCCGCTCCCGCGTTACTCGGCACGGTCATCGCCGTGAAAATCTTCCCTGCCGGATGGCTGCTTGCTCCGTTCATGAAGCGGCAGTGGAAGCTCGCAGCAAGTATCCTTGCCGTCGTCATTGGCATCTATGCGCTCGCGACGCTATCCATGGGTTTCGCCTTGCACCGCGAATGGTGGGATGCTGTCGGTGAATTCGGCAGCGTGGTCTACACCTACTTCGGCAACCAGTCGCCCGCCGGTTGGTACACACGCGCCGTTCTTGGACACAGTCTGTTGGGTCCGAACTTCGAACCCACACTGCACATTCGCATCGTACGCGCCGTCTTCACGCTGTTCTTTTTAGGTCTTACGGCGCTCGTGCTCTGGCGCTGTCTCCGTACCGCCGTGCACCCCGCGCTCGAATACGGTCTTTTGCTCAGTGGACTGTTGCTTGCCCTGCCCGTCACGTGGGAACATTACTATCTGTTCACTCTGCCGCCGCTGGGCGTCCTGATCTTTCAAGCCTGGCAGTCCGGCCGCCGTGATTGGATGACCTATCTGCTCGCCGTTGCCGCATTTTTCTTCACCATGAAGCTCACCCGCTTTTACGGTGAGACTACCGTCGGCAAAATCATCAGCGGCAGCCAGTGCTTCGGTCTCATTCTGTTCTGGTGCTATTGCGTCGTTCTCGCGGGACGCTCGAACGTAAACACCGCCTCCGGCAGCGTGTCGTCAGCCTGA
- the atpG gene encoding ATP synthase F1 subunit gamma: protein MAGLKTIKRRISSVKSTQQVTRVMKMVAAAKLRRAQEAMMNARPYSLTLRDAIRDLSSHVDRSSHPLLAVREVDHVGIIVVTGDRGLAGSFNVNILKRAQQLMRENAQHQVHLVTVGKKGSEFFTRRGADVTTRMSGFFNNLDFNHAVTLGDSVIAQYLNSTMDRVYIVYNEFKSVISQRVVVEQLLPIEPDHGDHTSGPEIIFEPTQIEILNTILPKYVNVQLWRILLESFASEMAARMTAMENATKNAGELIDSLTLTYNKARQSSITGEILEIVAGAEGLK, encoded by the coding sequence GTGGCCGGTCTAAAAACAATTAAGCGACGCATCTCGAGCGTCAAGTCAACGCAGCAGGTCACCCGCGTCATGAAAATGGTCGCCGCGGCCAAACTGCGTCGCGCGCAAGAGGCTATGATGAATGCGCGCCCCTACTCGCTGACGCTGCGCGATGCCATTCGCGACTTGTCGTCGCACGTAGACCGCTCGTCGCACCCGCTGCTCGCCGTGCGCGAAGTGGATCATGTCGGCATCATCGTCGTTACTGGCGACCGTGGCTTGGCCGGCAGTTTTAACGTCAATATCCTCAAACGCGCCCAGCAACTGATGCGCGAAAATGCCCAGCATCAGGTGCACCTCGTGACCGTCGGCAAGAAAGGCAGCGAGTTCTTCACCCGCCGCGGCGCTGACGTCACCACCCGCATGTCCGGCTTCTTTAACAATCTCGATTTCAACCATGCCGTAACGCTCGGCGATAGCGTCATCGCGCAGTATCTCAACAGCACGATGGACCGCGTCTATATCGTCTACAACGAGTTCAAATCGGTCATCTCCCAGCGCGTCGTCGTCGAGCAGTTGCTGCCCATCGAACCCGATCACGGCGACCACACCAGCGGCCCCGAAATTATTTTCGAGCCCACTCAGATTGAAATCCTGAACACGATACTGCCCAAATACGTCAACGTCCAGCTCTGGCGCATCCTGCTCGAGTCCTTTGCCTCTGAAATGGCCGCGCGAATGACCGCGATGGAAAATGCGACCAAGAACGCCGGCGAATTGATTGATTCGCTGACGCTAACGTACAACAAGGCCCGCCAATCCTCGATCACCGGCGAAATCCTCGAAATCGTCGCCGGTGCCGAAGGTCTGAAGTAA
- the atpH gene encoding ATP synthase F1 subunit delta, whose amino-acid sequence MKSLDSALALRYARSLFLASLQAKCSTEVEHDLQALAAIYRENRELPVLLASPTLGNTKRRAILFSIGDKVGFCEMTRRFIDVLLEKSRLDVLPAIPDRFHRLFREHEGEVEVTVQTAIALSDAMKQSVADSIAKTSGKKPVIAYKVNPAIIGGIVIQYPDHILDGSLARKVHDLGKRMSAAV is encoded by the coding sequence TTGAAATCCCTCGATAGCGCACTTGCGCTGCGCTATGCCCGCTCGCTGTTTCTGGCGTCGCTGCAAGCCAAATGCTCGACCGAAGTTGAACACGACCTCCAGGCACTCGCTGCGATCTATCGAGAGAACCGCGAATTGCCCGTCCTGCTGGCCAGCCCGACTCTCGGCAACACGAAACGCCGCGCCATCCTCTTCAGCATCGGCGACAAAGTCGGCTTCTGCGAGATGACGCGCCGCTTTATTGACGTCCTGCTCGAAAAATCGCGCCTGGACGTGCTGCCCGCCATTCCTGATCGCTTCCACCGTCTCTTTCGCGAACACGAAGGCGAAGTTGAAGTCACCGTGCAGACCGCCATCGCGCTGTCCGACGCCATGAAACAAAGTGTCGCCGACAGCATCGCCAAAACATCCGGCAAAAAACCGGTCATCGCATACAAAGTGAATCCGGCTATCATCGGCGGCATTGTCATTCAATACCCCGATCATATCCTCGACGGTTCGCTCGCCCGTAAGGTCCACGACCTCGGCAAGCGCATGTCTGCGGCAGTGTAA